The sequence gacggcgaattgacttttgagtcgatcgcctcgggtgagcacgtcacttcagccggtatcctgttaagcagagaagagataccaaaggcacagcagtgcgatccgttgtgggctccaagagccgtgctcccaaagagcgggcgcgtattgacagtctggtattgctgtcgacgccgtgtgccgtttacgcagtctggtattgctgcgggcacgttggattcgcatctgtttgtcgccggcggagttctcctgcgctcctCATCCCACCGAAAGAAGCTCCCAAGGAGTATTtcaaggtgggggtaccccgcagtctcgggaaagccaccctcggctatttccacgactcgcggttggccggacatgcgagtggccgtaagactttccaaaagttgtgccgctctgctacctggccaggcataaacgtgacgctcttcactcctcgtgtgacaatgcgtgcagtctcgtgcgggcaagacccccgggctcatgcagccgccctcaaaccctttcgttgcccgcagcagcgacttgggagggggggaggcggtcacacaaccgcaggaaaaccgtaaggctggccccaagCCACGCCACAGGTAGAACctgtggaaacgcacttaagcaacctttctcccactaacaggtagctggactttattccataccttgacagtgaatggagataaccgctaaggtgcggcggcacacgtctggaagtggtagaaggccctcttggccgaaaataccctctgacgtgttgtccacgccataacctggcaagcgccccctttgttgggcagcactgtcaggcagttaggcaccctttttggcaagccggctatgccgggggcactcctgtccactcctgcatcgccctgtcgtctccctgcgcctggctctaccatGCCACCAGCCCGTTCCTGACcagtggcctgctgttccctggtccttcctgcgggggcctggttcctgccttctgccctgcagccacctccatcctgccttgcccacctggcagcttcggcagccgccctcggcgatTGGTTcgccactcaagctttggcccaggcccgagcgtggtcgctccggcctccgttcctggctgcctgctgttccggcttgccgttcctgtgtggcccccgtcccagcgactttcggcggttggctgccgcacgcaactggcagccacgcctcgtacgttcccggctgccaacctctccagtccggcgaacttcaagcgggcaggctgcccgcccttgtgcagtcttgcccccgttcctcctgggctgtggaccttcttcccggcggtgggctctccccttgtggtggaacttttgtgtggccatggccgacttttggacttgtaccttcaggaagacgacaccccccctgttggactttgccccgttggccagcccccttgcggctgagctgaccttgccacttggcctcggacagcctctttcacaggctggcctcggtctttaggaggggggaatgtggggatcgagagcgtcctcctacctggcgcctcgttccccagctgccgcgcgcgtgccggccgcgtagcccgggcgcacttaggcaccggcaatcgccaagatggcggccagggcgcctctttgtctgggcgagccaagcgtcggctccgtcccgcgctggcatgtccgggcacgctacgctggcgcgctgcgcgggcctacgtcacaacgcagcgccattccccattgggccgctggtgacatcctcctctcctacgagctaagatgcgcccgacgattcgctcgtggcgggagatgctgtcaggctagcacgagaggttgacgcgctgctctagcaggcggcttctcgttcgtgtgctcgactgctgccctttgtgtgatagtcgtagcgccgctggcaagcgtactcgatcggtcttgcggagttccccttacggcctgcaagcccgtgactgtcgtactgtgctgcatctttggttaataaacccgtgttgtttgttgacatcctgcttcgagtgccttttctgcgccgtgccggagtcgatgaacccggccgtagcgtctttgttcgctgcggcagtggagaacgtcacgtcccttcacggtcgcctcgtagggtaagctttgtgctaaacctatctccacaatggatacttccgaattattgataagcagatgcttgtgatggaacatgcaaaatattaatttaggcagaattctgtgcgtgacactcccgcattaatgatgacgcgtgtgtacggggttgtttttcatgtattatttttgttgcctccaagcggcctacgtaaacaataatactttcagggtctttacgtgccataaccccattgtcattatcgccaagccgcagtgggagattctgtgagaggtttaaacacccgggggtctagaacgtgcatctaacagacctaagtaagcatgtgttcttgcatttcgtccccgccggaatacgaccgccgtggcagggaatagaacacgccacctcgctactcagcagcgccacactttatcagccaattgcttccacggcgttggcggcgtcaacaaaaatcatcacgagatgacatcacgatgggacgttattatgaagtcacacattcccaagatcacgtaattatgacggcatgatgacgtcacataacgtgacttcatcacatgacattgtcgcattgcactgcctctgtgatcggttggccaatcacagaggcagtgcaaaaccacgttaagtgcagaaagctcttgcacgagggtggggcagaacagacacatcgaatgacgaccagaagaaaactttcaccttcgagtcgtcttagtctattgcataaggggcccagtgcgtttttttttatacgaatgataggccttagtctacgagaagttcttctcgcaaacgtagtcacgagtggtgcgctttcgatctttccttggcatggcacgagcccacgcttttaagctcaccgggtcactaggagctttgaaaatcacaagccatacaacactgccctcttaattaatgatattacttatCACCCtttagtgtttattggcattactgtacgattgagacgatggcaatgagtgatgcgaggaaaccgaagaatttcatcatataagatttctgacaaattcggtccgtcacttagcaggcgaatatcgtgtctactaagtatgaaaataatcaaaaagtaggccatgcctttaagaggggggtcacactttctgcgagatgtgagtcgcgcactgcaacacactgatttcagcgtcattgactgcagcacgtggcttcagttaagctcccattgcgagaagctcaatgcggccactctagaagcgccacgaaccaacacagaaaaaaagtggggctcatcacgtaagaaaaacagagtatgtacattgcctacggtacgtaacgaaatgcagggaaagaactccgcttgcagacttgcagaccatcgccgtggtataggtaaggcctgcgttaataatatcccggatttaacgtcccaaaaccacgatatgattatcagagacgccgtagtggagtgctccgaaatacttgaccatccggtgttctttaacgtgcattaacaacgcacagtacacgggcccctagcatttcgcattcatcgaaatgcgaccgccgcggccaggatcgaactcgcgaccttccggttagcagccgagcaccatatttactgctccaccgaggcggacaaggcctgcgttgacagcaatgtttaccttctggcagcatggtaacagggcagttcaatgccttgcaactgttataatagtggctacaccccgctattgtaagagttgcacacacactatagcgatgtgtatgtgtgcttcttttcgttttctgtcccctctcggcgcgctttttcacgctcaacagtgaactaattgactaaaaaaaaagaaagatattcgtggaaggttgctcagcttgcctttaacaactttcagtgtaatccactatttgagaaacatcgcctcgtgaggtgctacgttgtctatcggtaaacaaaggcacgacacagagaataaacataaaacggcttttcgagaacgttccacgtcacttgcgaacataagcaaaagatttcaactcgtaatgaaaatattaaatgggtcctgacgagagactttttaacgaactttaccatgtaaaaatagaaacaagctattttgtccagaataaaactggccgcaagaaccgggtttgaagccgcgacctcctgaaattctacagaccagcataacataataataataataattgttggcgtttagcgtcccaaaccacgatatgattatgagagacgccgtagtggaggactccggaaatttcgaccacctggggttctttaacatacacctaaatctaagtacacgggcctctagcgttttcgtctccatcgaaaatatggccgccgcggccggtattcgatcccgcgacctgcgggtcagcagtcgagcaccttattcactagaccaccctgaagggttgcagatcagcataggcagtcaaacaagaaggcgggtttcacgatactttgtatcagtctaatctgtttcatccctctttcaccaacacttagcggagaggaaaacgcggcctgggtagcacgtcatgagcataatgaagtcggtgatttccggcgtctttagttatcgactaaaacgcgttcttgggctagttggtgcatggtctggcaaaaatttggaggcacaaaggaacgaggacaagaaatgacaggactggtgccaaactaaaaactgttttattggaaagaacattgcattccaggtagcttcacgcgcatgggcgagtcacattgacaatcacggtaacagaatgacaacctactttgagttatcaagacttgtctaaaaagtgcaattcgttgcgatacaaattcaaggaaggcacactaacacattgggcacccttcttatttatgcaaaaagcctccaacaattctctggccacctggtttcgaattttcccaagcaccctggtttcgaaaaaccgaggcgcgcatgcgcaggacttgcagtgcgaaggcaagtgtaaaccagatacattgttaatggaggcttcatgttccattaatcggatatttaaacatcgaccagtgtggccgatgtatgtcctaccacagctgaggggtatttcgtaaaccaccccaactacgcatgggcaatacggttttacatgctgtatgtcacaagcggccttattgtttttctcagacacacgggcgcatagccgcgagagcttgttaggggcgctgttgaaactaaggtgactttattaaaatgattctttttaagaagatcattgaacaatattgtgcttgcaaaggtattgttgctttacctctgctggtaattgagctttatagaaaaatgtctgtgggcagcgaatataacacggcaagacgtcttgtaaaagcgcaaaatattgaattcataaattgagaccaactgaaattagggacggcaagcgtctgtctacacattttgaaacccgcgatcgtcatcaccgcctcacaagcttgtattattttctggaatttGGCTTTTTTCACACCACAAAAACAGCagtgctaaaggacgttcttgctttagaacttttaagaaacccgtgggagccaacaacaatataatcggacgaaatatattgaagaggcaggggatgcgaagaagggcagcacgctctttcgagagttcgtcgttatcaagcgcagccaagcgacatgtaagcctcctttcattgcaaaagaactgctgattcacggtcgagcagcccaaccggccgctcgttgcatgcgctgcggttatcagtcgtcgatttaggttcgcgctcgctgcttgtagcggatatcgtcgtcgtgcttttttttatgtattgtggttttctcgattcgcgcgactacggcaagcgtcatcgcgcgaattttgaacgttgaaggtccgtacgccacgtggtgtgaaaaaaggtgaactaaaagcgatgtcccgaattcctgggtatgtctctatattgtttttttttccctgccagtctgcttactgcaatatgcctttaacgtgctgccaatgtaagctctgctttattcctagttttaactgacTGCGGCATTTCTgccgctgttcttcttcaagtggaatataagtttatatgcttatattccacttgaatttactttTATGTAagggtgatgttgagaacaaatatataataatctgggcgcgcctggagtatacagtaacgataattctgcttattGCTAactaaattagcaaatttgagtttgcattataataacaaattattaggcgccatcttaaatacgatggcaaagatattcgagaaacactggtatgccaaatgctccgtttttctcatgagcgtcccaaagagtcgttttacgccatttttcataggcacgtgggagtcgcccgctgcgcgctgacgcgcgccttgcaggacccaaataaagtttttcaaccaaccaaccaactgaaTTTAATtatcgtagctattaggggttacccgccgcggtggtccagtgcttatggcgcttgactgctggcccgaaggtcacggtagccggatttcgatggagggaaagtggtagaggcccgtgtgcttatatgtaggttttagaaccccaggtggtcaacatttccggagccctccatacagcgtctttcataatcataatGTGTTTTTTCGACGtgaaacgcaacaattattattagctcttaggGTTatctcctgtatcgtgtttctctacttattcgctgtgtttgatacggaaccacttttctattttacttagatatatttgttttcgttgtttaggcttccctgaatccttttactgttgctaatcgccaggtaatcggatctacaTGTGTCAATaatgcgaatagcggcggtgttcGCAGCGTTTTGCGCACCTGTACAatgcgtctgaaacgtttctgggttgcacatgttcttggtgacgtacacttgtccggtgatccgttattgcgaaaaccgtaatatgtctacaggcaaggtagaactccacagcggcaTCTGCACCAtcatgcggaggcttcttatagatgttcatatggttacttggcaacccacttgctggtcagcaagcagagcagtgactagctcccatcagttacaaaagctacaagcaagaaccgctatcagcgaaatgtataaagagctgtcatgttaagcagctaaacgacgccaataagttgtttccgaATGAAACtgatataccttcagcaagaattACAAAGCTTTTGATATGCTaagagagttttcattcaaatgtagcacaattggtcgcagttaataaattttcaagcgaacaattATGTGcgtaggcgtttaatgctgcattgtatagatatacatatatattaacaaatttgagaatgtatcgaagtatcttaagatacaattggaatgtatcgtatcggatacaatcagtgttgcactatcttgtatctgtatcccaaatacttcttggctgagtatcttgtatcgtatcgcgatacaatttcaaagtatctttgcccagccccgacgtgcacctaaacctaagtacactggcctcaagcatttttgcctccaccgaaaatgtggccgccgtggcatggatttgatcccgcgaccttcaggtcagcagtcgagtaccacaatcactagactaccgtggtggGTTCCCCACCATAATATATGTCACTGTGTAAAAGCCCATCATACCTAGTGGCATGGGCTGGGGTAATTTACTTTCTGTAGTGACAAGCGTAAAGTGGACACGATGTGTGAACGTACGTTAGCCTTAGTAGAAATTCTCCTCGTCGAAAGGTTTCAATGCCCATGCCATTCCACCGAGATGCACGAAGGGTAGGGCCATCTGATGGCATTAGAAGAAACCAAAATGTCACGCCGCGTGACTGTCTTCTGAGCTCTGGTTGGTGAACACACGCAACAAATCACGCGATGCATTCCTCCACACCCTTTCATCTTTTGCTGTGCTTGTTTGCCCAGTTAGTGTGATGCATGCTGACGCTCAATGCAGCAACAGTCACCTAAGAGCTGTGCTCCAGATGGACCTTTGGTTAGTAAAGACGAAATGCTCACATACATACACATTTGTTACAGATATTTTATTAACAATCAGGAAACCAGACCCAACGCAACAAGAGTGAGTGTTGTACCTTTTCCTGTCTATGCATTGTCCTGAAGAAGGGAGTGCCATGTCATTGGGCTCTatgctccgtttcatacatcaggtgcaacgctatggaagctagcaAGACgtgttgcagtagatgcgttggCACCAAGAAATAGTTAAACGATTTTACCACCTGTAAtgtgatttttctttgtttaGTTTTTAGACTGGGTAATAAATGAAGGTGCCTTGTGCATTAGAAATAAACAAATCACGTTAGTTCTGCGGTTGTCAGTAGGTTGTTCTGGATTGCTTAGCACCTTTTTGTTTTTGTAtcatggcctccgcaattagttcTGGTAGCATGCAGCTGGAACCAATCACGCAGATGACTTCGACAGTGACAAAATTCAAGCGCAAAACGTGTGGACTtgtacattttgctgaccgaacttcttgcatacctTCCACAGTGTcacacctgatgtatgaaacggagtataggtgTTGCATGTCAGACACAAGGTGGTCAGGCGGTCTACTTGAAGGCCAACACAACTGCCATCACCAGACTAAGGGCAATGGCAAGATAGCCCGTAGCGTAGAGCTCCTTGAGGCCAAAGCCAAGGCCCAAATCCCAGGCCTGAAAACAAAGGTTTCATGAGCTGCAGGTGGCTTATACACCTATTGATGATGATACAACCTGGTACTACAGTAGGTTGCACTGAGCACCCATTCTATCTGCACAGGAGTGtagctctctcttttttcctgtttttgtCCTTGTTCAAGTAAATAACAACAGTGCTGGCGTTAACCTTAAGCCCCCCTATAGAACAAATGAGAAAATGAAATACCTAAAACATGGCACACCATACTGTTAGTGCATTTTGCTATCTTTTCTGCGCACCTTAGCCTATGCTGGTTTACACTCTGCTCTTTAAACTCCTCCTTTTCTCAAAGATTCTAAACTAACATTAGAAATGTATGAATCATGCTAGGCATTCAGTGAAACTACTGTTTTTGATCAAGCCAACAGCAGATGAATCAAGACACCAACATGGGTCAGCTGCTAATCTGCTAGTGCTGAATGCAAAGCATGCTGAATAACTTTCACCTCACGGGGAAAGCTTAAGGAAGCAAACCAGCCGTCTACCAAGAATTCGCAGCTGCACATCAAGTAAACACACAAGAATTCTGAACTTTTGTGGTCTTGCGTCAGGCTAGGTGGATTATGAGAAAAATATTAGGTTTTATAAAGATGAAGCACCATCACGCACTACTCACCAGGTGGCGCATGCCATTGAAGGTGTGGTAGGAGAGGCAAAAGGCCAGGCCAAGCTTCACTGGGAAAGTGAGTATGGGCGAAATGTGCATGGCCTGCAGCGCCTCCACATAGTGTGGGAAGTTGTGGGAGCACATAAACGGTATCACACCCATTCCGTACGCACCTGGGCAAAAGGAACAAAAATGTGGGAACAAGGTACCATGTCACTAACAGTGTTCCTGTTGATTTCTACTCCACTCGTATTTCACAAAGAGCAATAGAGAAAGGCTTAAATTCTCTAAAAACAATGCTGTTTATATTGCATTTCAACTCAAAAAGCAAGAAAGCAGTAATGAGCCTGTGATTTTCaaaagacactaaagagaaaaaattttttctcatgttagtaaattactctctCATGATATCAAAATCACCATGCTTGCTAGGAGAAGATGCTTGGCAAGCAACATAAtgagcaaaaagaaaacgcagatAGCAATGCCATCTTGAAGTTTTCACACCAATCGCagtgacatcacagattttgacggcatctactagggcCTCTGTAGTTCCTGATCGGTAAAAATAAGTACATTATCTTTTCAGGGAGCCAGAGGTTTAAGATACCATGTTTAAGGTAACTTTGTCGAGCCAGTATAGTTAGATCATGAAGGAatactttgaaatcagtgacgccACATGCAGAGATTTCGGTTCGAAATTTaacaatgaaactttgaccttgattttctgttttattaataaacctatgacagTGAAATTAATGACcatagagttttcagagtataatatatcagtctaaactgatccGTTCTTTCACATTGATGTCCCTTTAATGTACTGTAACACGGAAATAACCTACTGATGCTGCCTGTTCACATTACCTGTTGGGACTTCTGGTGTGTAGGGTGCACCCTCTGTGCAGACCCCAAGGTGTCTTGCAGTGC comes from Rhipicephalus sanguineus isolate Rsan-2018 chromosome 7, BIME_Rsan_1.4, whole genome shotgun sequence and encodes:
- the LOC119400208 gene encoding succinate dehydrogenase cytochrome b560 subunit, mitochondrial isoform X1, translating into MAYAVRFANRASALSLLRPATTLPTPCLAPMSAMSPKQAEATESFFEKNKSLKRPLSPHLSIYAPQMSWMLSLVHRTTGCAMAVGAYGMGVIPFMCSHNFPHYVEALQAMHISPILTFPVKLGLAFCLSYHTFNGMRHLAWDLGLGFGLKELYATGYLAIALSLVMAVVLAFK
- the LOC119400208 gene encoding succinate dehydrogenase cytochrome b560 subunit, mitochondrial isoform X2; its protein translation is MAYAVSLAPMSAMSPKQAEATESFFEKNKSLKRPLSPHLSIYAPQMSWMLSLVHRTTGCAMAVGAYGMGVIPFMCSHNFPHYVEALQAMHISPILTFPVKLGLAFCLSYHTFNGMRHLAWDLGLGFGLKELYATGYLAIALSLVMAVVLAFK